From the genome of Mucispirillum schaedleri ASF457:
AACAAGTGGCGGTCGTCATCCTACTACACCTTGGGGTAAACCAACTAAAGGTTACAAAACTCGTAAGAAAAACAAACCATCTAATAAGTATATTGTATCTAAAAGATAGCACGATAGGAGGGCAATGTGCCAAGATCGCTTAAAAAAGGACCTTTTATAGACGCTCATATTGAAAAAAAGGTAAAAGAAGCTAAAGAAACTAACAGCAAACAAGTTATAAAAACTTGGTCACGCAGAAGCACTATCGTGCCAGATATGATAGGCTTAACATTTGCTGTTCATAATGGAAATAAATTTATCCCTGTCTATGTTACAGAAAACATGGTAGGTCATAAGTTAGGTGAATTTTCTTTGACTAGAACTTTTCGTGGTCATAAGAAAGATGATAAAAAGGTCAAAAGGTAAGTCGTATGGATGTTAAAGCAGCAGAACCATCAAAAGCACCTGTTAAAAACAAAAGAAAAAATCAAAGAGATTTAGAACCGGGTGTTAGGGCAGTAGCAAAGTTCGCTCGGGTATCCACACGAAGAGCCCGTGAAGTAGCAGCTCTTGTTAGAGGCAAACAAGTTGAGGAAGCTATGGCTATCCTTAAATTTACTCCACGCAAAGCAGCTGCTATTATTGCAAAAGTTATTAAATCAGCTATGGCAAATGCTGAAGAAAACCACGGTATTCGTGATGTGACCCGCTTAAAAGTAGGCGTACTTAGAATTGAAATGGGGCCACCTATGAAGAGGTTTACTCCTCGTGCATATGGTAGGGCATCTCTTATCCGTAAACCGACTACTCATATCAAAGTAGTTTTACAAGAAGAAACGGAGGTGAAATAGTGGGACAGAAGGTTAATCCTAATGGTTTCAGACTCGGTGTAAACAAAAGCTGGAATTCTGTATGGTATTCTAATAAAAAAGAATACAGCCAAAACTTAATTGAAGACATCAGAATTCGTAAGTATTTAAGGGGACGCTTAAATCAGGCAGGCATTGCACAAATTGGCATTGAGCGTATGAGTTCTAAAATCAGAGTGACTCTCAATACTAGCCGTCCGGGTATTGTTATTGGTAAAAAAGGTGCGGAAATTGAAAAGCTCAAAAGTGAGCTTAAAAAATTCACTTCAGCAGAAATATTACTTGTTATCCGTGAAGTGAAAAAACCTGAGCTTGATGCAACATTAGTTGCAGATTCTATTGCTCAGCAGCTTATTCGCCGTGTAGCTTTTAGAAGAGCTATGAAAAAAGCTGTTTTACAGACACTTAAATCTGGTGCATTAGGCATCAAAGTAATGTGTGGCGGAAGGCTTGCAGGTGCAGATATTGCACGCAGCGAATGGTATATTAAAGGACGCGTTCCTCTTCAAACTCTTCGTGCAGCTATTGATTATGGCACAGCAGAAGCTCTTACAGCCTATGGTATTATAGGTGTAAAAGTATGGATATTCACTGGTGAAATCCTTGAAGACAGAAGCGGCAAGGGGGCAGAATAATTATGTTAATGCCAAAGAAAACCAAATACCGCAAAATGTTTAAAGGCCGTATTAAAGGTAAAGCTCAAAAAGGTAATACTGTTGTATATGGTGATTTCGGTTTAGTAAGCGAAGATAAAGCAAAAATAACAAGCCGTCAAATTGAAGCGGCTCGTATCGCCATTAACCGTTACTTAAAGCGTGGTGGTGATGTAGTAATTAGAATATTTCCACACAAACCTATTACTAAACGACCAGCTGAAGTTCGTATGGGTAAAGGTAAAGGTCCTCTGGAAGGGTATGTTGCTCCTATTAAAGAGGGAACAGTTTTATATGAAATTGGTGGAGTAGATGAAGCATTAGCTAGAGAAGCTTTCCGCCGTGCAGCTCATAAACTGCCTGTTAGATGCAAAGTTATTGCAAAAGCAGCATCAGAAGAGGTGAAATAGTGAAAGCAGCTGAAATTCGTGAATTAAGCACAGAAGAATTAATGAAAAAAGAAGCGGAACTGAGAGAAGATTCTTTCCGTCTCCGTTTTAAACTTTCTACAGGCGAGCTTGAAGATACATCTAAAATTAAACAAACTCGCAAGGATATTGCTCGTATTAAAACAATACTAGCTGAGCGTCGTAAGCAAGAGGTTGCAAATGGAAAGTAGAGGGCGTAGGAAAGTTCGCCGCGGCATAGTCGTAAGCGATAAAATGCAGAAGACAGTTACTGTTAAAGTAGAGCGTCAAATCCTGCATCCAATGTATAAAAAATTCATCAAACGCAGTAAAACTTTCTTTGTTCATGATGAAGAAAATACTGCAAGAGTAGGTGATTTTGTTCAAATAGTTGAAACAAGACCACTTAGTAAGAATAAACGCTGGAGAATCGAGAGCATCATTACCCGCTCTGTTGAGTCTACAGGCGAGGAGACTGTTTAATGATTCAAGTTCAATCTCGTATGACAGTTGCTGATAACTCTGGTGCGCGAGAAATCATGTGTATTAAAGTGATAGGTGGTTCTCGCAAACGCTATGGTAAAGTCGGCGACATTATAGTGGCAAGTGTAAAAGAAGCTAGCCCAGACAGTAATATTAAAAAAGGTGCGGTTGTTCGTGCTGTTGTTGTTCGCACAGCTAAAGAAAAACGCCGTGCAGACGGAACATATATTAAATTTGACGATAATGCAGCAGTTTTATTAAACAAACAAAATGAGCCAATAGGCACACGCGTTTTCGGTCCAGTTGCCAGAGAATTAAGGGGTAAAGGTTTCCTTAAAATAGTTTCTATGGCACCTGAAGTATTATAGGAGTTAAGAATGCCTATAAAATATAAACTTAAAAAAGATGATCCAGTTGTTGTTATAGCTGGTAAAAACAAAAAAACAGTATCTAAAATAATAAGTTTAGATAAAGAGAAAGGTCAAGTGGTTGTAGAGAATGTGAATGTTGTAAAACGCCACACTCGTCCTAACCAAACTAACCCGGATGGCGGTATAGTGGAAAAGAATATGCCGTTTTCCATCTCTAATGTAATGTATCATTGCAGTAATTGCAAAACAGGCGTTCGTTTAGGTGTTAAGTTTTTAGAAAACGGCAAAAAAGTTCGCTATTGCAAAAAATGTAATGAAGTTATTGATAAGGCATAGGTGGAAAGATATGACTGAATTAAAAGAGAAGTATCTCAAAGAAGTTGTTCCCCACATGATGAAAACTTTTTCTTACAAAAACATTAATCAAGTGCCTGTAATTGAAAAAGTTGTTCTTAATATGGGTGTAGGTGAAGCAGCTGCAAATGCAAAAGTTCTTGAACATGCTATCAATGATATGACTAAAATAGCTGGTCAAAAACCAGTTGTTACAAGAGCTAAAAAATCAATAGCTGGTTTCAAAATCCGTGAAGGTCAGGCTATTGGTTGTAAAGTTACTTTGCGTCACAATGTTATGTATGAATTTTTACAAAGATTTTTCAATATAGCACTTGCACGCGTTCGTGACTTTAAAGGTGTAAGTCCAAAATCATTTGATGGCCGTGGCAACTATGCTGTGGGTGTTAAGGAACAAATTATCTTCCCGGAAATTGATTACGATAAAATAGATAAAGTACGCGGATTAGATGTAATTATTACTACGACGGCTAAAACCGATGAGGAAGGCAGGGAACTGCTTAAAGCTCTTGGTATGCCTTTCGCTTAAGTAGGAGGATATGAATGGCTACTACTGCGAAATATAACAGTGCTTTTGAAAAGAAAAAATTTCAAGTGCGTAAAAATAATAGATGCCCACTTTGTGGTCGTCCGCGTGCTTTTATGAGACGGTTTAATATGTGCCGTATGTGTTTCCG
Proteins encoded in this window:
- the rpsS gene encoding 30S ribosomal protein S19, translating into MPRSLKKGPFIDAHIEKKVKEAKETNSKQVIKTWSRRSTIVPDMIGLTFAVHNGNKFIPVYVTENMVGHKLGEFSLTRTFRGHKKDDKKVKR
- the rplV gene encoding 50S ribosomal protein L22 codes for the protein MDVKAAEPSKAPVKNKRKNQRDLEPGVRAVAKFARVSTRRAREVAALVRGKQVEEAMAILKFTPRKAAAIIAKVIKSAMANAEENHGIRDVTRLKVGVLRIEMGPPMKRFTPRAYGRASLIRKPTTHIKVVLQEETEVK
- the rpsC gene encoding 30S ribosomal protein S3 yields the protein MGQKVNPNGFRLGVNKSWNSVWYSNKKEYSQNLIEDIRIRKYLRGRLNQAGIAQIGIERMSSKIRVTLNTSRPGIVIGKKGAEIEKLKSELKKFTSAEILLVIREVKKPELDATLVADSIAQQLIRRVAFRRAMKKAVLQTLKSGALGIKVMCGGRLAGADIARSEWYIKGRVPLQTLRAAIDYGTAEALTAYGIIGVKVWIFTGEILEDRSGKGAE
- the rplP gene encoding 50S ribosomal protein L16, translated to MLMPKKTKYRKMFKGRIKGKAQKGNTVVYGDFGLVSEDKAKITSRQIEAARIAINRYLKRGGDVVIRIFPHKPITKRPAEVRMGKGKGPLEGYVAPIKEGTVLYEIGGVDEALAREAFRRAAHKLPVRCKVIAKAASEEVK
- the rpmC gene encoding 50S ribosomal protein L29, producing MVKAAEIRELSTEELMKKEAELREDSFRLRFKLSTGELEDTSKIKQTRKDIARIKTILAERRKQEVANGK
- the rpsQ gene encoding 30S ribosomal protein S17; translated protein: MESRGRRKVRRGIVVSDKMQKTVTVKVERQILHPMYKKFIKRSKTFFVHDEENTARVGDFVQIVETRPLSKNKRWRIESIITRSVESTGEETV
- the rplN gene encoding 50S ribosomal protein L14, translating into MIQVQSRMTVADNSGAREIMCIKVIGGSRKRYGKVGDIIVASVKEASPDSNIKKGAVVRAVVVRTAKEKRRADGTYIKFDDNAAVLLNKQNEPIGTRVFGPVARELRGKGFLKIVSMAPEVL
- the rplX gene encoding 50S ribosomal protein L24, coding for MPIKYKLKKDDPVVVIAGKNKKTVSKIISLDKEKGQVVVENVNVVKRHTRPNQTNPDGGIVEKNMPFSISNVMYHCSNCKTGVRLGVKFLENGKKVRYCKKCNEVIDKA
- the rplE gene encoding 50S ribosomal protein L5, producing MTELKEKYLKEVVPHMMKTFSYKNINQVPVIEKVVLNMGVGEAAANAKVLEHAINDMTKIAGQKPVVTRAKKSIAGFKIREGQAIGCKVTLRHNVMYEFLQRFFNIALARVRDFKGVSPKSFDGRGNYAVGVKEQIIFPEIDYDKIDKVRGLDVIITTTAKTDEEGRELLKALGMPFA
- a CDS encoding type Z 30S ribosomal protein S14, whose amino-acid sequence is MATTAKYNSAFEKKKFQVRKNNRCPLCGRPRAFMRRFNMCRMCFRKLALNGDIPGVRKSSW